GTGAAAAATTCGTACTTAGGAACGTCGTTCATCAACGGTGAGAAGACTGATTTCAATGATTATCTCACCGCGATGATGAAGGAAGATAAAGTGGTTGTATTTTTAGAGGATTTCGATGTTATCGCGCGCGACCGCGCAGCGGACGAAAATCAATATTCAGATTTTGAGGAAACTAAAGACATTATTCTGCACAGCATCCACCGATTCGTGAATGAAGATTTGCTGATGGTAGTTGCAGCCGATAACATGCACGGAATGGACAGTGATGTTTTTGCACCGGGAAGATTTGACGTAAAAATCCCTGTTTTTCCGCCAAACCAGGATGAGCGCTCAGAAATGATTCTCCGTTATCTCACGCAAAATCTGGAAAGCGATTCGGTTTTAATGAAAATTTTAAAGTTCAATGGTGCGGATAAAAAGCCATACTGGAAAGACATTTCAGCAAAAATGAAACTCTTCAGCAATACGATGGTCATTGATTTTACCCAAAGTGTGAAGAAACGGCTGCGCAACCATTACCTTAAAGTGAAAACCCATCAGTTTAAAATGGAAAAAGTGCTTTTGGAAGGCAGTTACCGTGAAGCAGCCAGCAAACTGACGGATGATTACCTGGACTCTGTGCAGCAGTTTATTTATGAAGTTTCTGCCAATGATTATGATGTCTTCTCAAAACGTATCGAAGACCTGAAAACGGAACTCAACACCTTTAAAGTCGTGGAAGCTCCGAGAAGGCAGATCGGTTTTGAGCATAACGAAAAAAAATAAGCTTTAAATTTATTTTTAATATGATAACAAAAATCCCGCCTTTGAAAGACGGGATTCAGTTTTATATAGAATCTTTAATTATTTTGCGAATCTTACAGACATTTTTCTGTCAGCTTCTCTTTCTTTATCTGAAGCAGTTTCAGCAACAGTTGCGAACTTTTCACCGTAACCTTCCGCTCCGATTACCTGTGCACCTACACCGAGATCAGTCAATCTTTTCTTGATGTAATCTGCTCTCTTCTGAGATAGATCAAGGTTTGCCTTGTCGTCACCTTTTTTATCAGTATAACCGCCGATTTTGATTTTTGAATCTGGGTAAGCTTTCAAAATTGCAGCAAGGTTTTCAAGCTGGCCTACCGATTCAGGCGTAATCTGGTCAGATTTTCCGAAAACGAAGTTTACATTATCGAAGTTATACCAAGTATCTTTCAAGGCAGCATCATCCGCAGCATTTTTGTAACCGTCACCTTTCAGGAAGTTGATCATCTGCTGTTCCATACCGTTTGCATAACCTTTAAGCTTGGTACCGTTAAGGTCGATATCAGTAGTCGTTCTGGTAACCGCTGCAGAATCGCCTGTTACCACAGTTGCTGTATCGGTATCAGAAACTACAGCTGTAGAATCAGTCGTATCAGTTACCGCAGTTGTTTCCTTGTTGCCACACTGTTTCCACAGGAACCAACCCGCTAATAAAAGAAGCAATAACGGCAATAACCATCTCCAGATCGAACCACCATCATTGTTGTCATTACGGTCAACGTTTACGTGCGTAGCACCGCCTCTGTTCACCTCAACTTTTGGTTCGTCATAAGAAGACACTCTTACTTTATCGGTATCCACATTTACTGTTTTATCACCGCCGAACCAGTTACCTAATCCCAGAGAAGCTAAAGAAAGACCTGCTGGAAGAAGTGAAGATACAATACCTTTCTGATCATTCAACAAAGATGTCAAACCTGATCTGTCAAGGTTGTTATCTGCTGCATATTTACCTACAGAACCTAAAGCTGCACCTGTAACAAGGTTTAACAAAGAGTTTGTAGATGAGCTGCCAATCCCTGCAAAGTTGGAAACCGCGTTTACAAGCCCTCCAACTTTATCACCGAAAATTGCTGATAAAACTGATGAAATCAATGAATTGTTAGAAGATCCACCCAGAAGGTTTCCTAATAATCCGCTTGATGATGCTCCGGTGATCGCATCCAAAACTGTAGAGTTGCTGGAATTGTTTGCCAAACCACCAACTACAGCAGGAAGCAGACCGCTGATAGCTTTTGAAATTCCTGATTCGCTTTCACCGTACTGGGAAGCTGCCTGCGAAACTAATGCAGGACCTAACTGACCTTTGATAAGATCAATAACGTTTAATGACATAATAGTTTATTTTAAATGTTAACTAACCAAATATAGCAAATTTCAATCCAATAAACTATCGTTTGTCCAATTTTAACAATATTTTATCTAAAGCTTAAACGTGCGTTTATAATGCATCAGTACGCTTTTGCGAAGATGGCTCTGCGGTTCGAAGGCCTGCCTGAAATGAGCGACACTCCTTCTTCTGCTTTTGCATCTAACGGTATGCAGCGGATCGTCGCTTTGGTTTCGTTCTTGATCTGTTCTTCCTCCTCCGCTGTGCCGTCCCAGTGGGCAGAAATGAATCCGCCTTTTTCTTCAAGCACCTTTTTGAATTCTTCGTATGAATTGACCTCAGTGATATTTTCAGCTCTGAAACTGAGTGCTTTGTTATAAATATCGTTCTGAATGGTTTTTAATAATTCTTCAATGTAATTTTCGATGTTTTCCAGAGGGCGAACTTCTTTGGTTAAATTATCTCTTCTGGCGATTTCAACCGTCTTGTTTTCCAGGTCTCTGGCTCCCATTGCGATACGCACCGGAACACCCTTCAGTTCGTACTCGGCAAATTTCCAGCCTGGTTTGTTCTGGTCGTCATTATCGTATTTTACAGAAATTCCTTTAGCCTTTAATTTGCCCTGAAGCTCAAAAGCCACTTCGTTAATTTGGTTAAGCTGCTCTTCCCCTTTGAAGATCGGAACAATGACCACCTGAATCGGTGCTAAGGTCGGCGGCAATACCAAACCATGATCATCGGAATGGGCCATAATCAGCGCTCCCATAAGCCTTGTTGAAACCCCCCACGAAGTGGCCCACGCGTGCTCCATTTTCCCTTCTTTATTGGTAAATTTCACATCGAAAGCTTCCGCAAAATTCTGGCCCAGGAAGTGGGAAGTTCCCGCCTGCAGCGCCTTTCCGTCCTGCATCATCGCTTCGATACAGTACGTTTCTTCTGCGCCGGCGAATCTTTCAGAAGGTGTTTTAATACCCTTAATTACAGGAACAGCCATAAATCTTTCTGCGAAATCCGCATACACTTCAAGCATTTTTTCGGTTTCTTCAACCGCTTCCTGTTTTGTGGCATGAGCGGTATGTCCTTCTTGCCACAGAAATTCAGCGGTCCTCAGGAAGAGCCTGGTCCTCATTTCCCAACGCACGACATTCGCCCACTGGTTAATCAAAATCGGTAAATCCCTGTATGACTGAATCCAGTTTTTATAAGTACTCCAGATAATTGCTTCAGAAGTTGGGCGCACGATGAGTTCCTCTTCAAGCTTTGCTTCCGGATCCACGATGAGTTTTCCGGGATTTTCCGGATCATTTTTTAATCTGTAATGCGTGACTACAGCACATTCTTTGGCAAAACCTTCTGCATTTTTTTCTTCCGCTTCAAAGTAACTCTTCGGGATAAAGATGGGGAAATACGCATTTTGGTGACCCGTTTCCTTAAACATCCTGTCCAGCTCGTCCCGCATTTTTTCCCAGATCGCGTAACCGTACGGTTTGATCACCATACATCCTCTTACTCCTGAATTTTCAGCAAGATCTGCCTTTACCACCAGCTCATTATACCATTTGCTGTAATCCTCGCTTCTTGAAGTTAGCTTTGCCATTATATTTTTTAATTTGTTTTAACTTTTTTAAGTCTTGATTTAACTTTTTCCTGAACTCTATATCTAATTTAAAAAGTGTATTTTTACGGTAACGAAACCTCATGAAAGGTACACGTACAGTATAAAGTGCAAATATAATTTAAATTAAAATTTTTCACATTTATTATGAAAAAAAATATACATCCAAATCTATGGGGACTGCTAAAATCTAAAGCAGTTTTAGGCGTTTCTGCAGGGATGCTGATGGTCTCCTGTGGGGCATATACCGGCGGCTACTCCGAAACAGACGGTGTTTACTACGATCCGAATACTGACACTTTGCCTGTGGCAACCGAATACGAAAGCGGTAACCGGGTAGGTGAAACTTATGATTACAAAGATTCAACAAGTACGATCGAAAAAAGCAGACAAAACCAGCTGAATAAAAGAAACCGTTACCAGAACGACAACTGGGCCAGTGATAACGTAAAATCTTCAGACTGGGGAACTTATTCAGGTTCTGAAACCCATTATAACAGCTGGGGTTATCCGTTCGGCTACGGTTACGGATTCTATCCAAGATACGGATGGGGCGGCTACTACGGAATGAGCTTCGGTTGGGGAAGCCCATGGGGATATGGTTATTATGATCCGTTCTTCGATTTCGGTCCTTGGGGTTATAATTCTTACTTTGGCTATTATCCGTGGGGTTATTCAAGATTCTATGGATACAGCCCTTACTATGGATATTACAATCCTTACGGCTATTATGGCTATGATCCCTATTTCTACGGAAGCCCGTATTATGGAAGTTATTACAGAGCACCACAAAGAAAAAGAGGTGCAGATGGCTTCTACAACGGCAATACCGGAAGAATGACACAGCCCAGCGGCGCTACAATCCGAAACGGCAACACCATGCAAAGGCCAGTAATCATTCAGGACGGTACCGCACAGCCAAGAATGAGAACCGGTGAAACAATGAGAACCGGCAATACGCAAAGAACTGCGCCTACACAGAGACAGATACCACAGCAAAGATCTGCGCCAAGGTTTGAAAACAGAACCTTTGAAAACAGGACTTTTGAAAACAGAAGTTTTGAGAACAGAAGCTATGACAGCGGTTCCAGATCAGGTGGATTCAGCTCCGGTTCATCTTCAAGCGGAAGCTCATCACGAGGTGGCGGCATGAGAACCGGCGGTGGCAG
The sequence above is a segment of the Chryseobacterium taklimakanense genome. Coding sequences within it:
- a CDS encoding AAA family ATPase — its product is MKITDLALELGVSTYSIKQFIDDFDLELSECLYPNMEVKDDFLKFARENKKFLLNYEKDLVEAKTTEQIATEINQPVEKVEAVIKKQKPNLFESGIYKSSVSSYGIDNELGGNYNFVYDYFGKKTPLAQRDFIGYRDLFFYITEMLNPFIDEQQAKDWGIYKPAGIILYGPKGSGKIFWARKIAEIIGYDFREVKNSYLGTSFINGEKTDFNDYLTAMMKEDKVVVFLEDFDVIARDRAADENQYSDFEETKDIILHSIHRFVNEDLLMVVAADNMHGMDSDVFAPGRFDVKIPVFPPNQDERSEMILRYLTQNLESDSVLMKILKFNGADKKPYWKDISAKMKLFSNTMVIDFTQSVKKRLRNHYLKVKTHQFKMEKVLLEGSYREAASKLTDDYLDSVQQFIYEVSANDYDVFSKRIEDLKTELNTFKVVEAPRRQIGFEHNEKK
- a CDS encoding OmpA family protein, whose protein sequence is MSLNVIDLIKGQLGPALVSQAASQYGESESGISKAISGLLPAVVGGLANNSSNSTVLDAITGASSSGLLGNLLGGSSNNSLISSVLSAIFGDKVGGLVNAVSNFAGIGSSSTNSLLNLVTGAALGSVGKYAADNNLDRSGLTSLLNDQKGIVSSLLPAGLSLASLGLGNWFGGDKTVNVDTDKVRVSSYDEPKVEVNRGGATHVNVDRNDNNDGGSIWRWLLPLLLLLLAGWFLWKQCGNKETTAVTDTTDSTAVVSDTDTATVVTGDSAAVTRTTTDIDLNGTKLKGYANGMEQQMINFLKGDGYKNAADDAALKDTWYNFDNVNFVFGKSDQITPESVGQLENLAAILKAYPDSKIKIGGYTDKKGDDKANLDLSQKRADYIKKRLTDLGVGAQVIGAEGYGEKFATVAETASDKEREADRKMSVRFAK
- the proS gene encoding proline--tRNA ligase: MAKLTSRSEDYSKWYNELVVKADLAENSGVRGCMVIKPYGYAIWEKMRDELDRMFKETGHQNAYFPIFIPKSYFEAEEKNAEGFAKECAVVTHYRLKNDPENPGKLIVDPEAKLEEELIVRPTSEAIIWSTYKNWIQSYRDLPILINQWANVVRWEMRTRLFLRTAEFLWQEGHTAHATKQEAVEETEKMLEVYADFAERFMAVPVIKGIKTPSERFAGAEETYCIEAMMQDGKALQAGTSHFLGQNFAEAFDVKFTNKEGKMEHAWATSWGVSTRLMGALIMAHSDDHGLVLPPTLAPIQVVIVPIFKGEEQLNQINEVAFELQGKLKAKGISVKYDNDDQNKPGWKFAEYELKGVPVRIAMGARDLENKTVEIARRDNLTKEVRPLENIENYIEELLKTIQNDIYNKALSFRAENITEVNSYEEFKKVLEEKGGFISAHWDGTAEEEEQIKNETKATIRCIPLDAKAEEGVSLISGRPSNRRAIFAKAY
- a CDS encoding DUF5320 domain-containing protein — protein: MKKNIHPNLWGLLKSKAVLGVSAGMLMVSCGAYTGGYSETDGVYYDPNTDTLPVATEYESGNRVGETYDYKDSTSTIEKSRQNQLNKRNRYQNDNWASDNVKSSDWGTYSGSETHYNSWGYPFGYGYGFYPRYGWGGYYGMSFGWGSPWGYGYYDPFFDFGPWGYNSYFGYYPWGYSRFYGYSPYYGYYNPYGYYGYDPYFYGSPYYGSYYRAPQRKRGADGFYNGNTGRMTQPSGATIRNGNTMQRPVIIQDGTAQPRMRTGETMRTGNTQRTAPTQRQIPQQRSAPRFENRTFENRTFENRSFENRSYDSGSRSGGFSSGSSSSGSSSRGGGMRTGGGRF